CTGTGGCCGCCTGATTGAGCCTGTGCAGATATTCCGTATCAAGCCCGCGACCATACCCCTGATAGGCCAGGGTAGAATCCGCATACCGGTCGCACAATACGGTCTGGCCCGCCTCCAGCGCGGGGCGAATGACCTCTGCCACGTGCTGCGCCCGGTCTGCCAGAAAAAGAAAAAGCTCAGCCCTGCTTGAAAGTTCGCGCGTGCGGGCGTCCAGCAGTATGGAGCGCAGGCTGCGCCCAAGAGCACAGCCACCCGGCTCACGCGTCAGCAGGGGATCGTGCCCGTTTTCCTGCAAAAAGCCCGCAAGATAGTTGATGGCCGTGGACTTGCCCGCGCCTTCTATACCTTCAAAAGTGATAAACATTCTTCTTTCACCGCTTTTTTGCGGGTTGCGGGGGCGGCTTTGTCCGGCGTACGCGCGGCCCGGTGCACGGGTCGCCCCAGCGTCGCCTGCCACGGTGTCCAGGCCTCGCCCTCGCCCTCTATCTGGGCAAA
The sequence above is drawn from the Desulfovibrio sp. genome and encodes:
- the tmk gene encoding dTMP kinase, with translation MFITFEGIEGAGKSTAINYLAGFLQENGHDPLLTREPGGCALGRSLRSILLDARTRELSSRAELFLFLADRAQHVAEVIRPALEAGQTVLCDRYADSTLAYQGYGRGLDTEYLHRLNQAATGGLQPDLTLLLDLPVRCGLMRAGERNRLEGLVVSEGRFDSESLDFHERVRQGYRALAEEEPDRFAIVDASQPPEDVVLQCRSAIESHLRQRGKGLD